AAGGATGTGGAATTTTCCTGAGTAGTTTGTGGCCGCTGCATACGTTAAAATTGCTGCTTTTAATTCCCCAGCCCGCACTTCGTTTGAGTTTGCTGCAGTTTTTGCTGGAGCGTAAACAGTTGCTCCTTGGCTTCTGAGATAGTCATCAGTGCCACCCCAGTAATTGACAATACTAATGATTCCGCCAGTGTTTTCGCCCCAACCAAAAAGACCATGTGATAAGATAATTGGATAAGTTCCCGCAAGTGGTTTGGAAGAAGAACCAGAGCTTGCAAGCACTGGGGTTGCCATAATGGCTGTGGCAAAAATGGCCAAAAGACTTTTTCGAATCATAAATATTTCACCTCTGAATTTTCTAAGATAAAATTGTGGCAATTTGACTTACATAGGGCAAGAAAATTTTTTTATGACAAATAAAAAAATGGCAAAAATATGTCATAATTGAACGTGTTCAAAAAGATCAAAGAGGATTTCCTGAAAGAAACGAAGGGCATCCAAGAAGGTTTGCTGATTTCTGTCCTACTTTGAACGCGTTCAATTATTACGTGATTTTAGGAATACCTCAACTTTTCTAGTTTGAAGGAAACAAACCAATGCCACAATCCATTCTGGGACAAACAAAACCAACTCTTGTCAAAGAGAGTTCCAAAAGGGAGATCACGAAACAAAAGATTTATCAAACGGCTCTGGTTCTCTTTCAAAAAGATGGATATGAAAAAACAACGATGCGTAAGATCGCCAAGGAAGCAAAAGTTTCCTTAGGACTTACATACTATCATTTCCAATCCAAAGAAGAATTGGTTTTAGAATTTTACAAAAATTCGCAGAAAGAATTACGTCGTCAGTCGGAATTGTTTTTCAAAACCACAAAGGACTTTAAGGCTCGATTCAAGTTCATCATCACCGCTCAATTGGAATTATTTTCCCAACACAAAAGATTTTTACAGGTCCTTGCGAGGCAAGCAGGAGATCCCACTTATCCCTTATCTCCCTTTAGCCATGAAAGTGAAAGTTTACGAGATGAAGCCGTAGGAATTATTCGCTTAGCAATGGTTACATCAAATGTGAAACTACGTGATGATTTGAGTAAAGTATTACCTGACCTATTGTGGATGCAACAGATGGGAATTCTGTTTTATTGGCTTACCGATCCTTCTAAATCCTTTCAGAATACAAAACTGATGATTCATGATTCACTTGATCTTACCTTCAAACTCATCAAATTATCCAATTTCCCTTTGTTTAAAAATGTAATGGGTCCGATCTTTCGAATGGTGAAACTCGTAAAAGCATAAAGATTATGGAAAAATCTTTGAAAAGTCTACTTGCCAAATGACAAAACTTTGTTAATGTTTTGCCCTATGCATTTGGCTCTAAAAAGGGATCGGCGCTTTCTCAGCTTTTTTGTTCTCTTTCTTTGTTTCAGTGTGACACTAGTCCAGGCAAAGGAAGTGAAACTCCTCACAACTCCCATCACGGATGATGTTGGGATTTTAAGTGCTGAACAAATTACAAAATTACAGACTATCATTTCTGAGATCGAAACAAAAACCAGTGCCCAAGTATTTTTATACGTCATCCAAAGTTTGGAAGGAGAAAGTATTGAATCCTACTCAATTCATGTTGCAACACTTTCTAAAATCGGGCAAAAGGGTAAAGACAATGGTGTCCTCGTTTTACTTTCCGTTGGAGATCGGAAAGTAAGGATTGAAGTTGGTTATGGTATGGAAGAAACTTTAACCGATGCTATGTGTAACAGAATCATCAAAAATATCATGATCCCTGAGTTCAAAAAAGGAGACCTGCCAAATGGGATACTACTTGGGTATTCTGCAATTGAGTCTGTATTACTCGGGGAAGCGGACTCAAATCCCAATTTAAATTCAGATTATCCAGATGGAATTGGGTATGGGATCTCCAATGAAAATACTGCCAGAAATATTGCGATTGCTACAGCAGTGATCATTGTATCCTTGATTGGTTATTTTCTAATCTCAGAGAATAAAAAATACAAACGTAAAATTTGGTTGGAAGTATTGTATGCTGTGATTGTTTTTTTTGGGTTATTGTATTTCCTCCCTGATGCTGTATTTTACTTTTTCTGTTTAGGAATTATTGTCTTAAACTTATATCTTTTGTATGGGCTTTGGGAATGGTTTTCGTATCCACTTGCCATCCTTTCCCTACTTTTTTGGATTCCCTTTTTGGGATATAGTTTTCATGCAGAAAGGATTGTGCTTTTTTGGGTGATTGGAGTGATTGGATCCATTCTCCTTATCATTAAACTGGCATTAGATGATATTTTGATTGAGTCTTATAAAAAATTTGCAAAACGATTGGGACTTACTGGTAGTGAACTTTTTTTCCATTCCATCGCATTTCTTAGTTTATGGTTTAGCGTTCATTCTTTTCTAAATCAAGAACGATTTTTTTACATTTTGTATTACCAAGGAATCATTCTTTTTACACTCTATGGATTTTCAATTTCTGTATTCCAAAAACATGCACTTCGTTATGGAATAACCTTCCTTCTATGGTTGAGCTTAGTCGCAGGGATTTTCTTTTTTTGGCCAACGGGGGAGGATACATCTTCCCAAATTGATTTCAGTAATGTCTTTAATTCCTTCCAATGGTTTTTTTGTTTGGTATTAGGTTACGTTTTGGCAAAATCCATCCAAGTGAAGTCCTGGAAAACAAGGGCGCTAAAGTATGGTTTTATCTCTCTTGTTTGGACGTTTGGATTTTCGATAGAACGAATTTTAGGCCTCACATATACGTTTTCGATTTCTACATTTTTCTTTTCTTATTTTTCCTTACTTCTCCTTCACTTCTTTTATACGATTTGGGAAGAAAGTGATGGTGGTTCGTATTCTTCCTATTCTTCAAGCTCTAGCTCCTCTTCCTCCAGTTACAGAAGTTCATCGAGTTCCTATAGTTCCAGTTCGAGTTCTAGCAGCTCGGGCGGTGGAGGTGGAAGTTTTGGTGGGGGAGGGAGTTCGGGTAGTTGGTAAGTGAGTTTTTTTGTTGGGGATTGGCGTTCGTTATAAAAATTCTAGAGGATTTTAGTCACACACGTTTGCGATAACGGATGTAAAACGGCTCAAAACTTGACTTATTCCAAAATTGGATGGCTTCTTCGTTTTTGAGAATGGCTCGGAGTTCAATGGCGGGTATCTTTTTTTCCAAACACCAAAGGTCCACGTCTTTTAATAACTCTGACATATATCCTTTTTTCTTTTTCCCGAGTTTGGTCACCGCAAGGTCGATGAAAAGACTTCGTTCTTCCTCGAGGTGTGGTTTTTCTTCGATTCGTCCTATCACTAAGGACACAAGTTCATCTTCCAGAAAATACCCACGCATGTACACTTTACCAGTACCAATCAACTTAAAATAGATATCAGTGAATTTTGTGGCAGCGCGTGGGCGGATATGGAAAAGACCATCTAACTCAAGTTCGTTTACCTTTCGGAAAAACTGATTCACGAGTTCGATGGTTTGGTTTCTGTCAGATTCTAGTAGATCGCGGACCAACTATACCATTCTTTGGATGAGGTAAGACTTGAGTTCGGAAACAGCGATTCGTTCTTGTTTCATGGAATCTCTTTCTCGTATAGTGACTGTCCCGTCACTCATGGTATCATAGTCAACCGTGATGCAAAATGGAGTTCCGATTTCATCGTGGCGGCGGTACCTTTTTCCAATCGCACCACTTTCGTCATAGTCCACATACCAATGGTTTCGGAGATCTGCATAAATTTCTTTTGCTTTGGCATCAAGTCCGTCTTTTTTCATCAGTGGGAAAATTGCCACTTTCATAGGACTCACTCGTTTTCCAAAACGTAAAACTGTTCGGATGTCGTCTTTTTCTAATTTTTCTTCTTCGTAGGCATCGCATAACACTGCTAAGAAGAGACGGTTGAGACCAAGTGCTGGTTCTACTACATAAGGTAGGTATTTTTTCTTTTGGTCCAAATCATGATACTTCAAATCTTCAGAAGAAAATGTTTCGTGTTGGGTGAGGTCATAATCAGTTCTTGAGGCGACACCCCAAAGTTCTCCCCAACCAAACGGGTATTTGTATTCGATATCACTTGTGGAATCACTATAAAACGATAGTTCTTCCTTTTCATGTTCCCGCACTCGTAGGTTTTCTTTTTTGAGCCCAACCACATTCACAAGCCAGTCCATGCAGTAGTCGACCCAATATTTGAACCATTCCTTTTGTGTCCCTGGTTCGCAGAAAAATTCCATCTCCATCTGTTCGAACTCACGTGTCCGGAAGATAAATTGGCGAGCCATGATTTCGTTCCGGAAAGACTTTCCAATTTGTGCGATTCCAAACGGAACTTTTTTACGAGCAATTTGGGTTACGTTTTTGAAATTGATAAAGATCCCTTGGGCCGTTTCCGGACGAAGGTAGATGTCTGTGGCACCTTCTTCTGAGGCACCATGTGAGGTTTTGAACATTAAGTTGAATTGGCGAGCATCGGTAAAACTACCAACTGTCCCACAAGTAGGGCATGCATATCCTTTGTCTCGGATGGTGTTTGTTAATTCTTCCAAACTTTTCCCTGTCGCAGCACCTTCCCCTTCCTTATCCTCCAAAAATTTATCCACGCGAACTCGTGTTTTGCATTTTTTGCAATCCATCAGAGGGTCATTGAAGTTGGATATATGGCCAGAGGCTTCCCAAACACGAGGGTGGAGGAGGATGGAAGAATCGAGTCCTAAAACATCATCCCGGCGGTGGACAAAGTATTCCCACCAAAGTCGTTTTAAATTGTTCAAAACTTCAATTCCGTTCGGACCATAGTCAAATGTATTGGAGAGGCCACCGTAAATTTCGGATCCTGGGAAAACAAAGCCTCTTCGTTTGGAGACTGCGACTATGGGTTTGAGGGACTGTTCTTCTTTCTCTTTCGGCTGGGCCATATCCGCCAAATTTTTTGTTTTCCATGAAAATTCAAAGTATTTTCCTTGAGATAAGACTAAAGAATGGATTCCGCAAACTCTCAATACCTCTCTCCCTGGGCAAAAAAATCCTTAACGTTTTTCCTTTGGCTCTCTCCCCTTTTCAGTTTGGGACCATTTTTTGCTTTTGGAATTCTCTTTGCGTTTCCCAAAGAATTCCGACTCCGCATACGTGCAATTGCTGTGATTGCCGTTTACATCTTAAATTGGATTCTTT
The sequence above is a segment of the Leptospira sp. WS39.C2 genome. Coding sequences within it:
- a CDS encoding TetR family transcriptional regulator; protein product: MPQSILGQTKPTLVKESSKREITKQKIYQTALVLFQKDGYEKTTMRKIAKEAKVSLGLTYYHFQSKEELVLEFYKNSQKELRRQSELFFKTTKDFKARFKFIITAQLELFSQHKRFLQVLARQAGDPTYPLSPFSHESESLRDEAVGIIRLAMVTSNVKLRDDLSKVLPDLLWMQQMGILFYWLTDPSKSFQNTKLMIHDSLDLTFKLIKLSNFPLFKNVMGPIFRMVKLVKA
- a CDS encoding YgcG family protein, which gives rise to MTLVQAKEVKLLTTPITDDVGILSAEQITKLQTIISEIETKTSAQVFLYVIQSLEGESIESYSIHVATLSKIGQKGKDNGVLVLLSVGDRKVRIEVGYGMEETLTDAMCNRIIKNIMIPEFKKGDLPNGILLGYSAIESVLLGEADSNPNLNSDYPDGIGYGISNENTARNIAIATAVIIVSLIGYFLISENKKYKRKIWLEVLYAVIVFFGLLYFLPDAVFYFFCLGIIVLNLYLLYGLWEWFSYPLAILSLLFWIPFLGYSFHAERIVLFWVIGVIGSILLIIKLALDDILIESYKKFAKRLGLTGSELFFHSIAFLSLWFSVHSFLNQERFFYILYYQGIILFTLYGFSISVFQKHALRYGITFLLWLSLVAGIFFFWPTGEDTSSQIDFSNVFNSFQWFFCLVLGYVLAKSIQVKSWKTRALKYGFISLVWTFGFSIERILGLTYTFSISTFFFSYFSLLLLHFFYTIWEESDGGSYSSYSSSSSSSSSSYRSSSSSYSSSSSSSSSGGGGGSFGGGGSSGSW
- a CDS encoding GNAT family N-acetyltransferase, yielding MVRDLLESDRNQTIELVNQFFRKVNELELDGLFHIRPRAATKFTDIYFKLIGTGKVYMRGYFLEDELVSLVIGRIEEKPHLEEERSLFIDLAVTKLGKKKKGYMSELLKDVDLWCLEKKIPAIELRAILKNEEAIQFWNKSSFEPFYIRYRKRV
- a CDS encoding glycine--tRNA ligase → MAQPKEKEEQSLKPIVAVSKRRGFVFPGSEIYGGLSNTFDYGPNGIEVLNNLKRLWWEYFVHRRDDVLGLDSSILLHPRVWEASGHISNFNDPLMDCKKCKTRVRVDKFLEDKEGEGAATGKSLEELTNTIRDKGYACPTCGTVGSFTDARQFNLMFKTSHGASEEGATDIYLRPETAQGIFINFKNVTQIARKKVPFGIAQIGKSFRNEIMARQFIFRTREFEQMEMEFFCEPGTQKEWFKYWVDYCMDWLVNVVGLKKENLRVREHEKEELSFYSDSTSDIEYKYPFGWGELWGVASRTDYDLTQHETFSSEDLKYHDLDQKKKYLPYVVEPALGLNRLFLAVLCDAYEEEKLEKDDIRTVLRFGKRVSPMKVAIFPLMKKDGLDAKAKEIYADLRNHWYVDYDESGAIGKRYRRHDEIGTPFCITVDYDTMSDGTVTIRERDSMKQERIAVSELKSYLIQRMV